The following coding sequences are from one Hippopotamus amphibius kiboko isolate mHipAmp2 chromosome 9, mHipAmp2.hap2, whole genome shotgun sequence window:
- the LOC130860693 gene encoding caspase-12-like isoform X4: MAEKRPLKDDPVNMVKLMARNVLDGIFDDLMENNVLNRGELQRLGKEVNHIVNRTGDLVDDLTEKTQIAGKIFKDHFFNPKKQLSLRSHPENESDESESTESSSSTESEDESEKSGDEEKVESAQTLALPPTALRLLFPCPGYCE, encoded by the exons ATGGCTG AGAAGAGACCACTGAAAGATGATCCGGTCAACATGGTGAAGTTGATGGCCAGGAACGTGCTTGATGGCATTTTTGATGATTTGATGGAAAATAATGTGTTAAATAGGGGTGAGTTACAAAGATTAGGGAAAGAAGTGAACCACATTGTGAACAGGACTGGAGACCTGGTTGATGATCTCACTGAGAAAACGCAAATAGCAGGCAAAATATTTAAGGACCATTTCTTCAACCCCAAGAAACAACTCAGTTTAA GATCTCATCCTGAAAATGAGAGTGATGAATCTGAGAGCACTGAATCATCTTCTTCGACAG AATCTGaagatgaaagtgaaaaaagTGGAGACGAGGAAAAAGTTGAATCAGCCCAGACACTGGCTCTCCCTCCAACAG CACTTAGgttgttgtttccatgtcctggctattgtgaataa